Proteins from a single region of Chlorocebus sabaeus isolate Y175 chromosome 25, mChlSab1.0.hap1, whole genome shotgun sequence:
- the STYXL2 gene encoding serine/threonine/tyrosine-interacting-like protein 2: MATSKDPEEEQVVPSEEDEANVRAVQAHYLRSPSPSQCSMVSDAETESIFMEPIHLSSAIAAKQIINEELKPRGLRADAECPGMLESAEQLLVEDLYNRVREKMDDTSLYNTPCVLDLQRALVQDRQEAPWNEVDEVWPNVFIAEKSVAVNKGRLKRLGITHILNAAHGTGVYTGPEFYTGLEIQYLGVEVDDFPEVDISQHFRKAAEFLDEALLTYRGKVLVSSEMGISRSAVLVVAYLMIFHNMAILEALMTVRKKRAIYPNDGFLKQLRELNEKLMEEREEDYGREGESAEAEEGEGMGSTLGARVHALTVEEEDDSASHLSGSSLGKASQASKPLTLIDNEEEKKLYEEWKKGQGLPSGKVPQGGGGRRSASSGQGGEQLEDEDEDEDVERIIQEWQSRNERYQAEGHRRWGREEEEEEESDAGSSVGRRRRTLSESSAWESVSSHDIWVLKQQLELNRPDHSGRRRSDSMSSDSTWDAWNERLLEIEKEASRRYHAKSKREEAADRSSEAGSRVREDDEESLGSEASSFYNFCSRNKNKLTALERWKIKRIQFGFHKRDLEAGDSSSEPGAEEAVGEKKNPSDVSLTAYQAWKLKHQKKVGSENREEVVELSKGEDSALAKKRQRRLELLERSRQTLEESQSMASWEADSSTASGSIPLSAFWSAAPSVSADGDTASVLSTQSHRSHLSQAASNIAGCSTSNPITPLPNLPVGPGDTISIASIQNWIASVVSETLAQKQNEMLLLSRSPSVASMKAVPAASCLGDDQVSMLSGQSSSSLGGCLLPQSQARLSSDMQSVLSCNTTLSSPAESSRSKVRGTSKPIYSLFADNVDLKELGRKEKEMQMELREKMSEYKMEKLASDNKRSSLFKKKKVKEDEDDGVGDGDEDTDSAIGSFRYSSRSNSQKPETDTSSSLAICDHYASGSRVGKEMDSSINKWLSGLRTEEKPPFQSDRSGSSRGKYTRSSLLRETESKSSSYKFSKSQSEEQDTSSYHEANGNSIRSTSRFSSSSTREGREMHKFSRSTYSETSSSREGSSPEPYFFRRTPEPSEREESPESQHPNWARSRDWEDVEESSKSDFSEFGAKRKFTQSFMRSEEEGEKERTENREEGRFASGRQSQYRRSTDREEEEEMDDEAIIAAWRRRQEETRTKLQRRRED; encoded by the exons GTGTTCGATGGTCTcagatgcagaaacagaaagcattttcatgGAACCCATTCACCTCTCCTCAGCCATTGCAGCCAAACAGATCATCAATGAAG AACTCAAGCCACGGGGGCTCAGAGCAGATGCAGAGTGTCCAGGCATGCTGGAGTCTGCTGAACAGCTGCTGGTGGAGGACCTGTACAACCGCGTCAGGGAGAAGATGGACGACACCAGCCTCTATAATACGCCCTGCGTCCTGGACCTACAGCGGGCCCTGGTTCAGGATCGCCAAGAGGCTCCCTGGAATGAGGTGGATGAGGTCTGGCCCAATGTCTTCATAGCTGAGAA GAGTGTGGCTGTGAACAAGGGGAGGCTGAAGAGGCTGGGAATCACCCACATTCTGAATGCTGCGCATGGCACTGGCGTTTACACTGGCCCCGAATTCTACACTGGCCTGGAGATCCAGTACCTGGGTGTGGAGGTGGATGACTTTCCTGAGGTGGACATTTCCCAGCATTTCCGGAAGGCGGCTGAGTTCCTTGATGAGGCGCTGCTCACTTACAGAG gGAAAGTCCTGGTCAGCAGCGAAATGGGCATCAGCCGGTCAGCAGTTCTAGTGGTCGCCTACCTGATGATCTTCCACAATATGGCCATCCTGGAGGCGTTGATGACTGTGCGTAAGAAGCGGGCCATCTACCCCAACGACGGCTTCCTGAAGCAGCTGCGGGAGCTCAACGAGAAGCtgatggaggagagagaagaggactACGGCAGGGAGGGGGAATcagctgaggctgaggagggcgagGGCATGGGGAGCACGCTCGGGGCCAGAGTGCACGCCCTGACggtggaggaggaggacgacAGCGCCAGCCACCTGAGTGGCTCCTCCCTGGGGAAGGCCAGCCAGGCCTCCAAGCCCCTCACCCTCATTGACAACGAGGAGGAGAAGAAACTGTACGAGGAGTGGAAGAAGGGGCAGGGCCTCCCCTCGGGCAAGGTCCCCCAGGGTGGAGGTGGCCGGCGCTCAGCCTCCTCTGGCCAGGGTGGGGAGCAGCTCGAGGACGAGGACGAGGACGAGGACGTGGAGAGAATCATCCAGGAGTGGCAGAGCCGAAACGAGAGGTACCAAGCAGAAGGGCACcggaggtggggaagggaggaggaagaggaggaggagagcgaCGCTGGCTCCTCCGTAGGGAGGCGGCGGCGCACCCTGAGCGAGAGCAGCGCCTGGGAGAGCGTGAGCAGCCACGACATCTGGGTCCTGAAGCAGCAGCTGGAGCTGAACCGGCCAGACCACAGCGGGAGGCGCCGCTCAGACTCGATGTCCTCGGATAGCACCTGGGACGCATGGAACGAGAGGCTGCTGGAGATTGAGAAGGAGGCTTCCCGGAGGTACCATGccaagagcaagagagaggaggcGGCAGACAGGAGCTCAGAGGCAGGGAGCAGGGTGCGGGAGGATGACGAGGAGAGCTTGGGCTCTGAGGCCAGCTCCTTCTACAACTTCTGCAGCAGGAACAAGAACAAGCTCACTGCCCTGGAAAGATGGAAGATCAAGAGAATCCAGTTTGGATTTCACAAGAGAGACTTGGAAGCAGGAGACAGCAGCAGTGAGCCCGGTGCAGAGGAGGCAGTGGGGGAGAAGAAGAACCCCTCCGACGTCAGCCTGACAGCCTACCAGGCCTGGAAGCTGAAACACCAGAAGAAGGTGGGCAGTGAGAACAGGGAGGAGGTGGTGGAGCTCAGCAAGGGGGAGGACTCGGCCTTGGCTAAGAAGAGGCAACGGAGGCTGGAGCTGCTGGAGAGAAGCCGGCAGACGCTGGAGGAGAGCCAGTCTATGGCAAGCTGGGAGGCGGACAGCTCCACGGCCAGCGGGAGCATTCCCCTGTCTGCGTTCTGGTCTGCAGCCCCCTCAGTCAGTGCTGATGGGGACACGGCGTCAGTACTGAGCACCCAGAGCCACCGCTCCCACCTGTCTCAGGCTGCAAGCAACATAGCGGGGTGTTCAACCTCCAATCCCATCACACCCCTGCCTAACCTGCCAGTGGGGCCTGGAGACACCATTTCCATTGCCAGTATCCAGAACTGGATTGCCAGTGTAGTCAGCGAGACCCTTGCTCAGAAGCAAAATGAAATGCTGCTGTTGTCCCGCTCCCCGTCTGTTGCAAGCATGAAGGCAGTACCAGCGGCCAGTTGCCTGGGGGATGACCAAGTCTCCATGCTCAGTGGACAGAGCAGCTCCTCCTTGGGTGGCTGCCTGTTGCCTCAAAGCCAGGCAAGACTCAGCTCTGACATGCAGTCTGTGCTGTCCTGCAACACCACACTGAGCTCGCCCGCTGAAAGTTCCAGGAGCAAAGTGAGGGGGACTAGCAAGCCCATCTACAGCCTCTTTGCTGACAATGTGGACCTAAAGGAACTTGGCCGGAAGGAAAAGGAGATGCAGATGGAGCTTAGGGAGAAGATGTCTGAGTACAAAATGGAAAAGCTGGCCTCAGACAACAAACGCAGCTCCCTCTTCAAGAAGAAGAAGGTCAAGGAAGATGAGGATGATGGTGTGGGTGATGGAGATGAGGACACTGACAGTGCCATAGGGAGCTTCCGATATTCTTCCCGCAGTAATTCCCAGAAACCTGAAACAGACACATCCTCCTCCCTGGCTATCTGTGATCACTATGCAAGTGGCAGCAGAGTTGGCAAAGAAATGGATAGCAGTATTAATAAGTGGCTCAGTGGCCTCAGGACAGAGGAAAAACCTCCTTTCCAAAGTGACCGGTCTGGAAGTTCCAGGGGGAAGTACACCAGATCGTCCCTGCTCAGGGAGACAGAGTCTAAATCCTCCAGTTACAAGTTTTCCAAATCCCAGTCAGAGGAACAGGACACCTCCTCCTACCACGAGGCAAATGGCAACTCTATAAGAAGCACTTCACGGTTCTCGTCTTCCTCCACCAGGGAGGGCAGAGAGATGCACAAGTTCTCCAGGTCCACGTACAGCGAGACCTCAAGTTCCCGAGAGGGGAGCAGCCCAGAGCCCTACTTCTTCCGCCGGACCCCAGAGCCCTCAGAAAGGGAAGAGTCCCCGGAGTCACAGCACCCAAATTGGGCCAGGTCCAGGGACTGGGAAGATGTGGAAGAGTCATCTAAGTCAGACTTCTCTGAATTTGGAGCCAAGAGGAAATTCACCCAGAGCTTTATGAGGtctgaagaagagggagagaaagagaggacggaaaacagagaagaagggAGGTTTGCATCTGGACGGCAGTCCCAGTATCGAAGAAGCACtgacagagaggaagaagaagaaatggacgATGAAGCCATCATTGCTGCTTGGAGACGTCGGCAAGAAGAAACCAGGACCAAGCtgcagagaaggagggaggactgA